A section of the Salvelinus sp. IW2-2015 unplaced genomic scaffold, ASM291031v2 Un_scaffold5471, whole genome shotgun sequence genome encodes:
- the LOC112078266 gene encoding tetratricopeptide repeat protein 21B-like, whose translation VLDFAQYHQLKARALRGVGKLEEAIKSLKMAMGIHAASVRESHVSNSERVTVFLELAEALRLHGEPHESTMVLQDAMVAFAGTPEEICVTIANVDMALARDDLDTALSVLRGITPDQTHYTAAKEKMALIYLQRRKDKKLYIACYREIRDELPGPQSSILLGDAYINIQEVEQELLICSS comes from the exons GTGCTAGATTTCGCCCAGTACCACCAACTAAAGGCCCGTGCATTGCGGGGTGTTGGGAAGCTGGAAGAGGCTATCAAGTCCCTGAAGATGGCGATGGGGATCCACGCAGCGAGTGTGAGAGAGTCCCACGTCAGCAACAGTGAACGTGTTACTGTGTTCCTGGAGCTGGCTGAGGCACTGAGACTACACGGAGAACCG CATGAGTCGACCATGGTGCTGCAGGACGCTATGGTGGCGTTCGCTGGTACCCCCGAGGAGATCTGTGTGACAATAGCTAACGTGGACATGGCCTTGGCTAGAGATGACCTGGACACAGCCCTCAGCGTCCTCMGAGGCATCACACCGGACCAG ACACACTACACAGCGGCCAAGGAGAAGATGGCCCTCATATACCTGCAGAGACGCAAAGACAAGAAGCTGTACATAGCCTGCTATAGGGAGATCAGAGATGAACTACCCGGGCCTCAGTCCTCTATCCTTCTGGGGGACGCCTACATCAACATACAAGAGGTAGAACAAGAGCTGCTCATCTGTAGCTCA